GCAACTTACCGGGATGTCACCCAAATTGGACACGAATTCCAAAAAATTGGGGACAAAATCAAGAATTTAAAGAAGACCAATTCCATTGCCGTCTTAGTTGACAATGAATCCTTGACCGGGCTTAGTGCTTTTCCGCTGCAAACAACTGGCTCATACAGTTATAACACGGTTTTACGCTGGCTTTGTGACTGTCTGTATCGAAACAACATTGAGTTTGATATGGTTTCTTCCAAAGAAGCTTCTTATTCTAACTACAATTGTCTTATCGTTCCTGCTCTTTACAGCGCAACCGATACCCTTTTGCATACCTTAGATGATTACGTTGCGCAGGGAGGACACCTTGTCACAACCTTTAAGAGCGGCTTTTCGGATGAGCATTTGAAAATCCGTCACGACATGCAGCCTCATATTTTAAACAAATGTCTGGGAATTCACTATGACCAGTTCACTTACCCGGAGCACGTCGGACTCTCTTTCGTCTCCGAAGAAGATGCCGCCGATGCATCTTCTTTTGCCGGCGAAAAAAATACTTCTGACATGGATTCTTGCGTAAAAGAATGGATGGAGCTTGTAACCTGTGACACAGCGGCTCCGGTTGCAACTTATCGCCATCCTGCCTGGAAAGAGTATGCTGCCATCACGAAAAACGAATACGGCAAGGGTTCTTCCCTCTACCTTGGATGCTATTTTGACGCGGATCTGTTAGAAAAAGTATTGATTCCGTATGTAAAAGATGCCATCGTAACGCAATATGCTTTTCCAGTTATCTTAAAACGCGGAAAAAATGACGCTGGAAATGAAGTGCTCTTTTACTTTAACTATTCCTGGGAAAATCAGGAAATTACCTATGAATTTGAAAATGCGACGGATCTTTTCACGGAAAGTCGAATCTCCACCGGAGACAGGTTCACGTTAAAAGCCTGGGATGTTAAAATATTAGAGGTAGGACGTTAATGTAGATGCCATGGATGCAAAAAATTTTGCATGTGCTATGAAAAAGGTTACTAGATATCCGCATAGAAAAAGATGCAGGACTCAAAAAGTCCTGCATCTTTTTTATTCTCATTAGCTGTTTGCTGAATTTATAAGATTGTTGTACTGTGCCTCTGCATCTGTTAAAGTACTTAAATTTGTAACATATCCCTGCGCACTTGATGACAACGAATTGTATGCACTTCTTGCCGCATCAATTCTCGCTTTGCATGCATCATCCGCAGTTACTGTTCCAATCGCACTGATGGCATTGATGGCTGTCTGTGCCTCACTCTGTGCTTTTGCCGCATCTGCTGCTGCCTGCTGAGCTGCTGCTGCATCTGCTGCCGCCTGGTTTGCTGCTGCCTGCTGTGCCGCCTGCTGCTGGGAATAGGAAGTCTCTGCCGCTGTTAAAACATCATAGTTTTTCACGTATCCTTTTCCCTGGTCGGTCAGTGCATCATACTGCTGTCTAGCTGCCGAGATTGCGTTTCCACTGTCAAGTGTTACCGTTCCTATCGCATCGATTGTTTTGGTTACCTCGTAAGCTGCATCCATTGCAAGCCCTTTCTCACTCTCTGTACCCGGCAATTCGTATACCAATACCGGATATCCTGCTGCCACATTTTCAAAGATTGTCTTTGCTGCACTTGCAGGTAAGTTGATACATCCATGGGAACCGCTTCGTTTGTAAATGGTACCACCAAAATCACTTCTCCAGGTTGCATCGTGCATACCAACATTTCCGGCAAACGGCATCCAATAGCTAACCGGTGTTGCATAGCTGGAACCATTTGCATTTCTTCCCTTAAGTGTTGCATTACGCTCTGTGTAAGTAATTCCATAAGCGCCGGTCGGGGAAGCATTTCCACCTGCCAGGCTTCCGGATACAAAATCTGTGTCTATAATAAGCTGTCCGTTTTTGTAAAGGAATAAATGCTGGGCAGTCAGGTTGATTTCCACATAGGAATCACCGTAATCGTTTGCTCCGTGGCTGTTTGCCTTCTGTTTGTAAACCGGCTCACGCTCCACTGCCTTCTTGCCCTTTAAGTCCTCTAAAATCTGGGCTGCTTCACCATCGTTATCAATTTTCCATCCGTATGTACTCTTTGAAATTGTAACAGTCTGACCA
This genomic window from Roseburia sp. 831b contains:
- a CDS encoding L,D-transpeptidase family protein; the encoded protein is MEKMNQESDALKAPFYKKRWFLIAAAVVAALLVIYLGFAIYFQSHFCFGTTINGVKAGGKNAAKVEKMISNEVDGYTLTLKERDDKTETIEGEAVSLAPDFGGEVEKLLKKQNGFAWVAKMFQKPVYTLETMLTYDEDALTDVVEKLSCMQKENQTEPENAYVDDYNAKDGFAVVPAKQGTVIEKEKLMNAVEDAIVNLASELDLDEADCYEKPSLDENDKDFKKLVETLNDYAGVTITYDVGDKSEVLDGSTISKWLSISNDMKVSVDEDAVAAYVSDLASKYNTCYSAETLATSYGQTVTISKSTYGWKIDNDGEAAQILEDLKGKKAVEREPVYKQKANSHGANDYGDSYVEINLTAQHLFLYKNGQLIIDTDFVSGSLAGGNASPTGAYGITYTERNATLKGRNANGSSYATPVSYWMPFAGNVGMHDATWRSDFGGTIYKRSGSHGCINLPASAAKTIFENVAAGYPVLVYELPGTESEKGLAMDAAYEVTKTIDAIGTVTLDSGNAISAARQQYDALTDQGKGYVKNYDVLTAAETSYSQQQAAQQAAANQAAADAAAAQQAAADAAKAQSEAQTAINAISAIGTVTADDACKARIDAARSAYNSLSSSAQGYVTNLSTLTDAEAQYNNLINSANS